The following coding sequences lie in one Arachis ipaensis cultivar K30076 chromosome B05, Araip1.1, whole genome shotgun sequence genomic window:
- the LOC110262876 gene encoding uncharacterized protein LOC110262876 isoform X2, whose translation MSTTLYEKEVEATATTHHEITAATEKEVLSNSKSASRNILESSTITEGVSKSQAKLLPRTKKNVIVSPKQKQALYSSSTQEILDLKLEKKKHD comes from the exons ATGTCAACTACTCTATATGAGAAGGAAGTAGAAGCTACTGCAACAACACATCATGAAATTACTGCTGCTACTGAAAAAGAG GTTCTAAGTAACTCAAAGTCAGCTAGTAGAAATATTCTAGAATCATCTACTATTACAGAAGGTGTTTCTAAGTCTCAAGCTAAGCTATTACCTCGAACAAAGAAGAATGTGATTGTTTCACCTAAACAGAAGCAG GCTctttattcttcttctactcaagAGATTCTCGACTTGAAATTGGAGAAAAAGAAGCATGATTAA